In a single window of the Desulforegula conservatrix Mb1Pa genome:
- a CDS encoding methyl-accepting chemotaxis protein: MTDVLFMNEENSLESDSSLSEKNVSEFKSLRKSIQNGLDIFGKNRKARKAIQYDAAESILNSLNSRWDLGDEFIMPGRGPASIVTKGLNLVFKKLNGFITDLTRQTVGLASVAPGMHLISGKVLSSAETLGKKGEEIEASCKNLSEGMRISSESAGAALEKSGHIVGEISRARNLTSSSFDRMKAIDRDMAGLSSAIFNLEESSKNIGLIIDSISDISETTGLLSLNAFIEAGRAGKYGAGFGVIAQEIRQLSGKSGQAASEIKKTLMNISELIETTAVSVRHVKECVASGLEVSKDADSALCGVGIEHSGFHGQLESVLMSVNDQEKAVSAMLSGIAEIADAGRSGAIESRKLSDSADRIRTLAEKQLESAGSFILPQYRKVEAVVTEMASDPDIVSMTVNVNRKISEKILLYPYIELVYLTDGKGIQISANIFRDREKAESGLSSAGRNWSTREWFRRVKETNKAYISDVYRSAATDSYCMTVSVPVFRNGFLVGVLGADVNFENLLDI, encoded by the coding sequence ATGACTGACGTGCTTTTTATGAATGAAGAAAATAGCCTGGAATCTGATTCAAGCTTATCAGAAAAAAATGTTTCTGAATTTAAGTCGCTAAGAAAAAGTATTCAAAATGGCCTGGATATATTCGGCAAAAATAGAAAAGCCAGGAAAGCCATTCAATATGATGCCGCAGAAAGCATCCTTAATTCCCTGAATTCAAGATGGGATCTTGGCGATGAATTCATAATGCCGGGTAGGGGGCCGGCAAGCATTGTCACAAAAGGTCTTAATCTTGTATTTAAAAAACTCAACGGATTTATCACGGATCTGACAAGACAGACCGTGGGGCTTGCCTCTGTTGCTCCGGGGATGCACCTTATTTCCGGGAAGGTTCTGTCATCAGCCGAGACACTTGGAAAAAAAGGTGAAGAGATCGAAGCATCGTGCAAAAATCTTTCCGAAGGAATGCGTATTTCGTCTGAAAGTGCAGGCGCTGCCCTTGAAAAGTCAGGGCATATTGTCGGCGAGATTTCGAGGGCAAGAAACCTGACAAGCTCATCTTTTGACAGAATGAAAGCAATTGACAGGGATATGGCCGGACTTTCTTCCGCAATTTTCAATCTTGAGGAAAGCTCTAAAAACATCGGTTTAATAATTGACAGTATTTCAGATATTTCTGAAACCACCGGGCTTCTTTCTTTAAATGCATTTATTGAAGCAGGACGGGCAGGAAAATATGGGGCCGGCTTCGGGGTTATTGCCCAGGAGATCAGACAGCTTTCAGGAAAATCAGGGCAGGCGGCTTCGGAAATTAAGAAAACCCTGATGAATATAAGCGAACTGATTGAAACCACAGCGGTTTCGGTCAGGCATGTAAAAGAGTGCGTGGCTTCAGGTCTTGAGGTCAGCAAGGATGCTGATTCTGCTCTTTGCGGCGTTGGGATAGAGCATTCGGGGTTTCATGGTCAGCTTGAATCTGTCCTGATGTCTGTAAATGACCAGGAAAAGGCTGTTTCTGCAATGTTGTCCGGAATTGCTGAAATTGCGGATGCGGGTCGCTCAGGAGCAATTGAGAGCCGGAAACTTTCTGATTCTGCGGACAGAATAAGAACCCTTGCCGAGAAACAGCTTGAATCAGCCGGTTCATTTATTCTCCCTCAATACAGAAAAGTCGAGGCTGTGGTTACAGAAATGGCTTCTGATCCTGATATTGTTTCAATGACAGTTAATGTGAACAGAAAAATATCTGAAAAAATTCTATTATATCCTTATATTGAGCTTGTTTATCTCACTGATGGGAAAGGGATTCAGATTTCTGCCAATATTTTCAGGGACAGGGAAAAAGCTGAATCAGGCTTAAGTTCAGCTGGCAGGAACTGGAGCACCAGGGAATGGTTCAGAAGAGTTAAGGAAACAAACAAGGCATATATTTCAGATGTTTATAGATCGGCTGCAACAGATTCTTATTGCATGACAGTTTCCGTGCCTGTTTTCAGGAATGGTTTTCTGGTTGGTGTGCTTGGGGCTGATGTGAATTTTGAGAATCTGCTTGATATATGA
- a CDS encoding CHASE2 domain-containing protein — protein MFYYSVKSGTKALNAIVIGIAASIISLLLLFSGWTEGIEAKTWDWRVKLFAKPGIATERIAVILLDQNSLDWASKENAWPWPWPRVAYGAILEFLNRGGASAAALDVLFTEPSSYGPDDDQALVAGCKTLGKVAGAAGLGTEGNTSVWPEKAKNPEIKITGSKTSELVEKLTKKFATFPHPDVAEGFKIIANVDQNPDSDGIYRRVEPIKFFGGKPMPLLGFSAFIASLDNEAEIKAEGNKLKILNHKIPIDKDGKTILRFRGKSGTHKIYSAAAIIRSEIQIRNGEKPQLDPAVFKDKFIFFGFSAKGLFDNKPVPVSEAYPGVEVNATFLDNLLSGDFIKGTPRIYDVCFILLMILTCSFTLTFFKSPVKSLLLAMIFAAIPGGLCLVSYEAGYWTQFVIPEIAVIITVTLSLVVNFATEGVHKQFIKNAFQQYLNPAVIEQILQNPDKLKLGGVKRELSIFFSDVQGFTTISESLDPEALTALLNDYLSAMTDIIHEEGGTVDKYEGDAIIAFWNAPLDVPDHAYRAVKAALRCQTRLAELRPVYKQRTGKDLYMRVGLNTGFAVVGNMGSKDRFDYTMLGDSVNLAARLEGVNKEFGTYTMVSAETMKQAGDSFGFRELGRVAVVGKKEAVVIYEPMEKPEFEEKSKTVETFLKGLDYYYSGDFDSAISIFSGIKSIDPPASKYISKCGELKESGMSSDGWTGVWVMTSK, from the coding sequence ATGTTTTATTACTCGGTAAAATCAGGAACCAAGGCTCTAAATGCTATTGTAATAGGTATTGCGGCTTCCATAATATCACTGCTCCTGCTCTTTTCAGGATGGACCGAGGGAATAGAAGCAAAAACATGGGACTGGAGAGTCAAACTTTTTGCCAAGCCCGGAATTGCAACAGAAAGAATCGCAGTCATTCTGCTTGACCAGAACAGCCTGGACTGGGCATCCAAGGAAAATGCCTGGCCTTGGCCATGGCCAAGGGTTGCTTACGGAGCTATCCTGGAATTCCTGAATCGCGGGGGAGCATCTGCCGCTGCACTCGATGTGCTTTTCACAGAACCGTCATCCTATGGCCCTGACGATGACCAGGCTCTTGTGGCTGGATGCAAAACCTTGGGGAAAGTCGCTGGTGCAGCAGGCCTTGGCACTGAAGGAAATACTTCAGTATGGCCTGAGAAAGCAAAAAATCCTGAAATAAAGATAACTGGATCAAAGACCTCCGAACTTGTTGAAAAGCTGACTAAAAAATTTGCGACATTCCCCCACCCTGATGTTGCCGAAGGCTTCAAAATAATAGCAAATGTTGATCAGAACCCGGATTCTGACGGAATATACCGAAGAGTTGAACCCATCAAGTTTTTTGGGGGCAAACCAATGCCCCTTCTTGGCTTTTCAGCTTTCATTGCGTCCCTTGATAATGAAGCTGAGATCAAGGCGGAAGGTAACAAGCTCAAAATTCTAAATCATAAAATCCCCATAGACAAGGATGGTAAGACTATCCTCAGATTCAGAGGGAAATCAGGCACCCATAAAATTTACAGTGCAGCTGCCATAATAAGATCAGAGATTCAGATCAGAAATGGTGAAAAGCCCCAGCTTGACCCGGCTGTTTTCAAGGATAAATTTATTTTTTTCGGATTCAGCGCCAAAGGCCTTTTTGACAACAAGCCAGTTCCTGTAAGCGAAGCTTATCCTGGAGTTGAGGTTAACGCCACTTTCCTTGACAATCTGCTTTCCGGCGATTTCATCAAAGGAACACCAAGAATATATGACGTGTGTTTCATCCTCTTAATGATTCTAACCTGCTCATTCACGCTCACATTTTTCAAATCTCCTGTAAAAAGTCTTCTGCTTGCAATGATTTTTGCAGCCATTCCTGGAGGCCTTTGCCTTGTCTCATACGAGGCCGGATATTGGACACAGTTTGTAATCCCTGAAATTGCGGTAATAATCACAGTGACTCTTTCCCTTGTGGTAAATTTTGCAACAGAAGGAGTTCACAAACAATTCATAAAGAACGCATTCCAGCAATATCTCAACCCTGCGGTAATCGAACAGATCCTGCAAAACCCGGACAAACTTAAACTTGGCGGTGTAAAGCGCGAGCTTTCCATCTTCTTTTCTGATGTCCAGGGCTTTACCACAATATCAGAATCCTTAGATCCTGAGGCACTTACTGCCCTTCTGAACGATTATCTTTCCGCCATGACAGATATAATCCATGAAGAAGGCGGAACAGTGGACAAATACGAAGGAGACGCGATCATCGCCTTCTGGAACGCTCCGCTCGATGTGCCTGATCATGCATACAGAGCCGTGAAAGCAGCTCTGCGCTGTCAGACAAGACTTGCGGAACTGCGCCCTGTTTACAAGCAGAGAACAGGCAAGGATCTTTACATGCGAGTCGGTCTCAACACAGGATTTGCAGTTGTTGGAAACATGGGCTCAAAGGACAGATTCGACTACACCATGCTCGGTGACTCAGTAAACCTTGCGGCAAGGCTTGAAGGCGTTAACAAGGAATTCGGAACCTACACTATGGTTTCGGCAGAGACAATGAAACAGGCTGGTGATTCCTTTGGATTCAGGGAACTTGGCCGAGTTGCCGTTGTTGGTAAAAAAGAAGCCGTCGTCATATATGAACCCATGGAAAAACCAGAATTCGAAGAAAAATCCAAAACAGTCGAAACCTTTCTTAAAGGTCTTGACTACTATTATTCAGGAGATTTTGACTCGGCAATATCAATTTTTTCAGGCATAAAATCGATTGATCCTCCAGCTTCCAAATACATCAGCAAATGCGGGGAACTGAAAGAATCAGGAATGTCATCAGATGGCTGGACTGGCGTATGGGTGATGACTTCAAAATAA
- a CDS encoding DEAD/DEAH box helicase, with the protein MVTFENIGISENILKAVKELGFEKPMPIQEKVIPILLEKPGDLVGLAQTGTGKTAAFGLPIIQLADPDKKYTQAIILAPTRELCLQITGDLKKFAKYIPKLNIEAVYGGADIEKQIRAIKKGAHVIVATPGRMNDLLNYKKVIDLSSLETVVLDEADEMLNMGFRDELDAILDQTPKTKNVLLFSATMPREVLEISSNYMTKPIEITIGVQNAGSDNVEHAYYRVHVRDRYLALKRVVDFYPGMYSIIFCRTREETKDVADKLIQDGYNADALHGDLSQNQRESIMNRFRIKHLQILVATDVAARGLDVKDISHVINFNLPDDDDVYNHRSGRTGRAGQKGVAISLVSEREYRRIRQIESKIKRKFTKCKIHNGTEICENQLLHMIDKLQATNTDHKALEAALPKIQAKLEHLEREDLIKLFVSMEFSRLLEYYRDARDLNPAEERSRTTRNEGAVRTDRAPRNYAQADKSNKRAEEGFIRYSINLGYKDNLTPAELIGLINRCTRRRNIDIGKIDLMNTSSFFEIDHKSAPTILNAFKGMEYNNRAVVVQVSSDAPPQAAATRSRKGAPANDNSNRWQQKKSPYSNDERPQQRSSRKSSYQRAEA; encoded by the coding sequence ATGGTCACTTTTGAAAACATTGGAATCTCCGAAAACATTCTCAAAGCAGTTAAAGAACTCGGGTTTGAAAAGCCCATGCCTATTCAGGAGAAAGTAATTCCAATACTTCTTGAAAAACCGGGCGACCTTGTAGGACTTGCCCAGACAGGAACAGGTAAAACAGCTGCGTTTGGCCTTCCTATAATACAGCTTGCAGATCCGGATAAGAAATACACCCAGGCGATCATACTTGCGCCTACACGTGAACTTTGCCTCCAGATCACAGGCGACCTCAAGAAATTTGCCAAATATATCCCTAAACTTAATATAGAAGCGGTTTATGGCGGCGCTGACATAGAAAAACAGATCAGAGCGATTAAAAAAGGCGCCCACGTAATAGTTGCAACTCCAGGCAGAATGAACGACCTGCTTAATTATAAAAAGGTTATTGATCTTTCATCCCTTGAAACAGTCGTACTCGATGAAGCTGATGAAATGCTGAACATGGGATTCAGGGATGAGCTTGACGCTATTCTTGACCAGACTCCTAAAACCAAAAATGTTCTCCTTTTTTCCGCGACAATGCCAAGGGAAGTTCTCGAAATATCAAGCAACTACATGACCAAGCCGATCGAGATCACCATCGGTGTTCAGAACGCAGGCTCAGACAATGTCGAGCATGCTTACTACAGAGTTCATGTAAGGGACAGATATCTTGCACTCAAACGTGTTGTTGACTTTTATCCTGGCATGTACAGCATAATTTTCTGCAGAACACGCGAAGAAACCAAGGATGTTGCGGACAAGCTGATCCAGGACGGATACAATGCAGACGCTCTCCATGGTGATCTTTCCCAGAATCAGCGTGAATCAATAATGAACAGATTCAGAATCAAACATCTCCAGATACTTGTCGCAACAGATGTTGCAGCTCGTGGTCTTGACGTGAAAGATATCTCACATGTCATCAATTTCAATCTTCCTGATGATGATGATGTTTATAATCACAGAAGTGGAAGAACAGGACGCGCAGGACAGAAAGGCGTGGCAATATCCCTTGTTTCTGAGAGAGAATACCGCAGAATCAGGCAGATAGAATCAAAAATCAAAAGAAAATTCACTAAGTGCAAGATTCATAATGGAACTGAAATATGTGAGAATCAGCTTCTTCACATGATAGACAAACTTCAGGCCACAAACACAGACCATAAGGCACTGGAAGCTGCCCTTCCCAAGATACAGGCAAAACTTGAGCATCTTGAAAGGGAAGACCTGATAAAGCTTTTCGTTTCCATGGAATTCAGCAGACTTCTTGAATATTACAGAGATGCACGTGATCTTAATCCGGCTGAAGAAAGATCAAGAACAACCAGAAATGAAGGTGCAGTGAGAACTGACAGAGCGCCAAGAAATTACGCCCAGGCTGACAAGAGCAACAAAAGAGCCGAGGAAGGTTTCATCAGATACAGCATTAACCTTGGCTACAAAGATAATCTTACTCCAGCTGAACTGATCGGCCTTATCAACAGATGCACAAGAAGAAGAAACATAGACATAGGCAAGATAGACCTTATGAATACATCATCATTCTTTGAGATTGATCATAAATCAGCGCCTACCATTCTGAACGCATTCAAAGGAATGGAATACAACAACAGAGCTGTAGTAGTTCAGGTTTCCTCTGATGCACCGCCACAGGCAGCTGCCACCAGATCAAGAAAAGGAGCTCCTGCCAATGACAACAGCAACAGATGGCAGCAGAAAAAAAGCCCTTATTCAAATGATGAGAGACCTCAGCAGAGATCATCACGCAAGTCCTCATACCAGAGAGCTGAAGCCTAA
- a CDS encoding NupC/NupG family nucleoside CNT transporter, translated as MRFQGVLGLVAILFIAWIFSENRHRISLRGIVSGFLLQFFMAFLILKIPLIKDFLHYLDKAVIALETATTAGTSFVFGYLGGGTLPFDEKVSGLSYILGFRGLVLVLVVSALSSLLFYWKVLPLVVRAFSYVLRKTLGIGGAVGLGAAANVFLGMIESPLFVKPYLKDMSRSELFVTMTCGMAGIAGTVMILYASILKNKVPDVLGHILVASLISIPAAIMISQIMVPETKAPTEGDITPPQLSMSAMDAITKGTAEGINLLINIIAMLVVLVALVHLANQILGFLPELAGQPVTLQRILGYIMAPMAWLIGIPWYEAQTAGMLLGTKTVLNEFVAYLDMAALPEGSLCERSRLIMTYALCGFANLGSLGIMIGGMGAMVPERRDEIVELGMRSIFAGTLSTCMIGAVVGLIQ; from the coding sequence ATGAGATTTCAGGGCGTTCTCGGGCTTGTTGCAATTCTTTTCATTGCCTGGATTTTTAGTGAAAACAGGCACAGGATCAGTTTAAGAGGAATTGTGTCAGGTTTTTTACTTCAGTTTTTCATGGCCTTTCTTATCCTTAAAATTCCTTTAATAAAGGACTTTCTCCATTATCTGGATAAGGCTGTCATTGCGCTTGAAACAGCCACTACTGCGGGAACTTCTTTTGTTTTCGGATATCTTGGAGGAGGAACGCTCCCTTTTGACGAAAAAGTTTCGGGACTGTCTTATATCCTGGGCTTCAGAGGGCTGGTGCTTGTTCTTGTCGTGAGTGCCCTGTCGTCTCTTTTGTTTTACTGGAAGGTTCTTCCTCTTGTTGTCAGGGCTTTTTCGTATGTACTCAGAAAAACTCTGGGAATAGGCGGGGCTGTCGGTCTTGGCGCTGCGGCCAATGTTTTTCTTGGAATGATAGAGTCCCCGCTTTTTGTAAAGCCGTACCTTAAAGATATGTCAAGGAGCGAGCTTTTTGTGACCATGACCTGCGGCATGGCCGGGATTGCAGGCACTGTTATGATCCTATACGCGAGTATTCTAAAAAATAAAGTTCCTGACGTATTGGGACATATACTTGTGGCTTCTCTCATAAGTATTCCAGCAGCAATAATGATATCTCAGATAATGGTTCCTGAAACAAAGGCTCCAACCGAAGGAGACATAACTCCGCCGCAGCTGTCTATGAGCGCGATGGATGCAATTACTAAAGGCACGGCAGAAGGAATAAATCTTCTGATCAATATTATTGCCATGCTTGTTGTTCTCGTTGCCCTGGTTCATCTTGCAAACCAGATACTTGGATTTTTACCGGAGCTTGCAGGACAGCCTGTCACACTCCAGAGAATCCTTGGTTATATAATGGCTCCCATGGCATGGCTCATTGGCATTCCCTGGTACGAAGCCCAGACAGCAGGAATGCTGCTTGGAACAAAAACTGTTCTGAATGAGTTCGTTGCTTACCTTGATATGGCCGCTTTGCCTGAAGGCTCTCTTTGTGAGAGAAGCAGGCTTATTATGACATATGCACTCTGCGGATTTGCAAATTTGGGAAGTCTTGGCATAATGATAGGCGGAATGGGAGCCATGGTTCCTGAAAGAAGGGACGAGATAGTCGAGCTTGGAATGAGATCTATATTTGCGGGAACCTTATCTACCTGCATGATTGGAGCCGTTGTCGGGCTGATTCAATGA
- a CDS encoding lipocalin family protein, whose protein sequence is MRKLIIAVLIFFCGCSSVPKGILPVTGFEISRYLGTWYEIARLDHSFERGLINISAEYSQMDDGGVKVVNRGFDPIKNEWKEVEGRAYFVSDPSTGSLKVSFFRPFYGGYHIIALDKEKYEYALVCGPDRSYLWILSKKPFLDKKIKDDLILKAKKLGFDVSSLIQVKQESK, encoded by the coding sequence ATGAGAAAGTTGATTATAGCTGTTTTAATATTTTTTTGTGGATGTTCATCTGTCCCTAAAGGCATCTTGCCTGTGACAGGCTTTGAAATAAGCAGATATCTTGGGACTTGGTATGAAATTGCACGTCTTGACCATTCTTTTGAAAGAGGTCTTATAAATATAAGTGCAGAGTATTCGCAGATGGATGATGGGGGTGTGAAAGTCGTAAACCGCGGTTTCGATCCTATTAAAAATGAATGGAAGGAAGTGGAAGGGCGGGCTTATTTTGTCTCAGATCCCTCCACCGGAAGTCTTAAGGTTAGTTTTTTCAGGCCATTTTACGGCGGATATCACATAATTGCACTGGATAAGGAAAAATACGAGTACGCCCTTGTATGCGGACCTGACAGGTCGTATTTGTGGATACTCTCAAAAAAGCCTTTTCTTGATAAAAAGATAAAAGATGATCTGATTTTAAAGGCAAAAAAATTGGGATTTGATGTCAGTTCCTTGATTCAGGTGAAACAGGAATCAAAGTAA